A window of Scophthalmus maximus strain ysfricsl-2021 chromosome 10, ASM2237912v1, whole genome shotgun sequence contains these coding sequences:
- the kcnk1b gene encoding potassium channel subfamily K member 1b, whose product MLQSLAGNSCVRLIQSHKSTWYFASLVAGYLLYLVFGAVVFSSVELPYEDVLRQELRALKRQFLQENECLSEERLERFLKKALDASNYGVSILNNASANWNWDFTSALFFASTVLSTTGYGHTAPLSDGGKAFCIIYSVIGIPFTLLFLTAVVQRIMVFSTRRPVTYFHTRWGLSKPLVAIVHATLLATLAVSCFFLIPAAIFSALEENWNFLESFYFCFISLSTIGLGDYVPGEATNQRFRELYKMGITVYLILGLIVMLVVLETFCELQQLKQLRKMFYLKKDKPQDRLIILEHDHLSFTTVSNRALAHHEDKTHPFVSVSTLVTPIDDPMIQ is encoded by the exons ATGCTTCAGTCTCTCGCCGGCAATTCCTGCGTGCGCCTCATCCAGAGTCACAAATCGACGTGGTACTTCGCGTCGCTCGTCGCCGGCTACCTCCTGTATCTGGTGTTCGGCGCCGTGGTCTTCTCCTCGGTGGAGCTGCCGTACGAGGACGTGCTGCGCCAGGAGCTGCGGGCCCTCAAGAGGCAGTTCCTCCAGGAGAACGAGTGTCTCTCCGAGGAGCGCCTGGAGCGCTTCCTGAAGAAGGCGCTGGACGCCAGCAACTACGGGGTGTCCATCCTCAACAACGCGTCGGCCAACTGGAACTGGGACTTCACCTCGGCGCTGTTCTTCGCCAGCACCGTGTTGTCCACCACAG GATATGGTCACACGGCACCTCTGTCCGATGGCGGGAAGGCCTTCTGCATTATCTACTCGGTGATTGGCATCcccttcaccctcctcttcctcacggCCGTGGTGCAAAGGATCATGGTGTTCAGCACGCGGAGGCCCGTCACGTACTTCCACACGCGCTGGGGCCTGTCCAAGCCGCTGGTGGCCATCGTTCACGCCACCCTGCTCGCCACGTTGGCCGTCTCGTGCTTCTTCCTCATCCCGGCCGCTATCTTCTCGGCGCTTGAGGAGAACTGGAACTTCCTGGAGTCCTTCTACTTCTGCTTCATCTCGCTGAGCACCATTGGCCTGGGGGACTACGTACCCGGGGAGGCCACTAATCAGAGGTTCAGGGAGCTCTACAAAATGGGCATCACTG TCTACCTGATCCTGGGTCTGATCGTCatgctggtggtgctggagaCCTTCtgcgagctgcagcagctgaagcagcTGAGGAAGATGTTCTACCTGAAGAAGGACAAGCCGCAGGACCGCCTCATCATCTTGGAGCATGACCACCTGTCCTTCACCACGGTGTCCAACAGAGCCTTAGCCCACCACGAAGACAAAACCCATCCGTTTGTCAGTGTCTCAACCCTCGTCACTCCCATCGACGACCCCATGATTcagtaa